A single Amphiura filiformis chromosome 8, Afil_fr2py, whole genome shotgun sequence DNA region contains:
- the LOC140159510 gene encoding arylsulfatase I-like, whose product MEIQDNGGHVDYLGGGNNWPLRGGKWTLYEGGVRAVAFVNSPLLSSDVRGTVNKELMHISDWFPTFVDGLGGGNTSLLSKPLDGVNMWQTISKGVPSPREELLLNVDNMWRSSQMHYLEIQYWRKHLGGRSDTLWPLIRAGIRRGDWKLLTGPSHAIHWGYSKWLPPQESGQREQDLLNISSKCGRPITNQVIKLYNITADPKETCNVAQRPENLHIVIDLLQRLQRYFLEAKPAYSPRYPDLNAHPALHGGVWRPWLDNDENTYRRLMRIDE is encoded by the exons ATGgagatacagg ACAATGGTGGCCATGTAGATTATCTCGGAGGTGGAAATAACTGGCCTCTTCGAGGCGGCAAATGGACATTGTATGAAGGCGGTGTAAGGGCAGTAGCTTTTGTCAACAGTCCGTTACTTTCCTCGGATGTCCGTGGCACAGTTAACAAAGAACTGATGCATATCAGCGATTGGTTTCCGACCTTTGTAGATGGTTTAGGGGGCGGAAATACGTCACTTTTAAGTAAGCCATTAGACGGAGTAAACATGTGGCAAACAATCAG TAAAGGAGTACCGTCGCCACGTGAGGAGCTTTTACTTAATGTGGACAATATGTGGCGATCTTCTCAGATGCATTATCTAGAAATACAATACTGGCGGAAGCACCTGGGAGGTAGAAGTGACACCCTTTGGCCTTTGATTCGCGCTGGAATCAGACGAGGCGATTGGAAATTACTGACAGGACCAAGTCATGCAATCCATTGGGGATATA GTAAGTGGTTGCCTCCTCAAGAATCAGGACAACGGGAACAGGACCTACTAAATATATCATCCAAATGTGGACGCCCAATAACAAACCAAGTAATCAAATTATATAATATCACAGCTGATCCGAAAGAAACGTGTAACGTTGCTCAAAGACCTGAAAATCTTCACATCGTCATAGATCTGTTACAACGACTGCAAAGATACTTTTTGGAGGCTAAACCTGCCTATTCCCCGAGATACCCGGATTTGAATGCCCATCCTGCCTTACATGGTGGAGTGTGGAGACCGTGGTTGGATAATGACGAAAACACTTATCGGAGGCTAATGAGAATAGATGAATGA